In Bacteroidota bacterium, one genomic interval encodes:
- a CDS encoding MATE family efflux transporter, protein MTIKEHLKETVSLALPVVIAQVGFVMMGVVDSAMVGRLGDAPLAASSLSLSLFFIITVIGLGIVMAMTPLVAIAVGSSDSEKCSRVFHQGIWVSLFSAIILNIVVYFGTDIISYMDQPKEVVDLALSYTRIISFSIPPMLLFTGYKQFIEGLSFTRPAMVISIAANVVNFFFNWIFIYGNWGAPALGLDGAGYATLGSRIFMFVALAVFVHKNREFKRFGLKIFPFKGLDENGKEILRIGIPSGIQYFFEVGCFATAAFMVGWIGKDELASHQIALNVASLTYLVCLGLSTAGTIRVGNAVGAKNITQVRKAASVAIFLGASFMVCAGILLIVFKEYIPFLYTSDPEVVTIAPKLLMIAAFFQIFDGTQAIALGNLRGITDVKIPTVITFIAYWLIGLPGAYILGFPLGLGTEGIWYGLSLSLIASSLMLNMRFFVKTGNRNLLTE, encoded by the coding sequence ATGACCATAAAAGAACATTTAAAAGAAACGGTATCGCTGGCTTTGCCTGTCGTGATCGCCCAGGTGGGTTTTGTCATGATGGGTGTAGTGGATTCAGCCATGGTTGGTCGCCTTGGTGATGCTCCGCTTGCTGCCTCCTCACTAAGTTTAAGCCTGTTCTTCATCATTACCGTAATCGGCTTGGGAATCGTGATGGCTATGACTCCCCTTGTAGCAATTGCAGTCGGTTCCTCCGACAGTGAGAAATGTTCCAGAGTTTTTCATCAGGGAATTTGGGTAAGTCTTTTCTCAGCCATCATTTTGAATATTGTTGTTTACTTTGGGACGGACATAATTTCTTATATGGATCAACCCAAAGAAGTGGTTGATCTTGCATTAAGTTACACCCGTATTATCTCATTTTCCATCCCCCCGATGCTCCTGTTTACCGGATACAAACAGTTTATAGAAGGTCTTTCTTTCACCCGTCCGGCAATGGTAATTTCAATTGCTGCGAATGTTGTCAACTTCTTTTTTAACTGGATATTCATTTACGGGAACTGGGGAGCCCCTGCGTTGGGATTGGATGGAGCCGGTTACGCAACCCTCGGATCACGAATCTTCATGTTCGTTGCTCTTGCGGTTTTTGTGCACAAAAACAGAGAATTCAAGCGATTTGGTCTAAAAATATTTCCTTTCAAAGGTCTTGATGAAAACGGAAAGGAAATTTTGCGTATCGGAATACCGAGTGGAATCCAGTATTTTTTTGAAGTTGGTTGTTTTGCCACCGCTGCTTTCATGGTTGGCTGGATAGGAAAAGATGAGCTTGCATCACATCAAATTGCTTTAAATGTGGCTTCTCTGACATATCTGGTATGTTTGGGCTTATCCACTGCAGGCACAATAAGAGTGGGAAATGCTGTCGGGGCAAAAAACATCACGCAAGTGAGGAAAGCAGCCTCTGTGGCGATTTTTCTCGGGGCATCGTTCATGGTTTGCGCCGGGATTCTTCTGATTGTATTTAAAGAATACATTCCATTTCTTTACACATCCGATCCCGAGGTGGTAACGATAGCACCAAAGTTGTTAATGATTGCCGCTTTCTTTCAGATATTTGATGGCACTCAAGCTATCGCACTCGGAAATTTACGAGGTATTACAGATGTTAAAATTCCAACTGTAATCACTTTCATTGCCTACTGGCTGATTGGACTGCCGGGGGCTTATATTCTCGGATTTCCATTGGGATTGGGTACTGAAGGGATCTGGTATGGTCTGTCTCTCAGCCTGATCGCCTCCTCACTAATGCTTAATATGAGATTTTTTGTAAAAACAGGAAACCGGAATCTGCTCACGGAATGA
- a CDS encoding GNAT family N-acetyltransferase, which translates to MSYKIRKILPKEIKIFIQWAEKEGWNPGLHDDRPFLFSDPAGFLVGELDGEIIATKSAVRYGNEFGFMGFYIVKPEFRGKGYGYQLWKAGFERIRDIPSGMDGVVEQQHNYIQSGYEFAYRHIRFEAKDLIPKKSFEVKPVTDEDLCNLLDYDKTVFPANRAAFIKEWVAMPESLTLKAEQGIVIQGYGTIRKCHNSGFKIGPLFADDYEIARKLFLALADFAEGKPVYLDTPEINPQAITLAKEFGMQFVFETARMYHNGNPERDSEKIFGVTSFELG; encoded by the coding sequence ATGAGCTACAAAATCCGTAAAATCCTGCCAAAAGAAATTAAGATCTTCATACAGTGGGCTGAAAAGGAAGGCTGGAATCCCGGTTTACATGATGATCGTCCGTTTTTGTTTTCGGACCCGGCAGGATTTCTCGTCGGTGAACTGGACGGAGAGATAATTGCGACAAAATCGGCTGTCAGATATGGAAATGAATTCGGTTTCATGGGATTTTATATAGTTAAGCCTGAGTTCCGCGGCAAAGGATACGGATACCAGCTTTGGAAAGCGGGGTTTGAGAGAATCCGGGATATTCCCTCAGGGATGGATGGTGTAGTCGAGCAGCAACACAATTATATTCAATCAGGATATGAATTCGCCTACAGGCATATCCGGTTTGAAGCGAAGGATTTGATACCTAAAAAATCATTTGAAGTAAAACCCGTCACTGATGAAGATCTCTGCAATTTGCTTGATTACGACAAGACGGTTTTTCCAGCCAACAGAGCGGCTTTTATTAAAGAATGGGTAGCCATGCCCGAAAGCCTGACACTAAAAGCGGAACAGGGTATTGTTATTCAAGGGTATGGAACCATAAGAAAATGTCACAATAGTGGCTTTAAAATCGGCCCATTATTTGCAGATGACTATGAAATTGCCAGGAAACTATTTTTGGCATTAGCGGATTTTGCAGAAGGCAAGCCGGTTTATCTTGATACTCCGGAGATTAACCCGCAGGCAATTACACTGGCGAAAGAGTTTGGAATGCAGTTCGTGTTTGAAACTGCCCGAATGTATCACAACGGAAATCCTGAAAGGGACAGTGAGAAGATTTTCGGTGTTACTTCCTTTGAACTGGGTTAG
- a CDS encoding DUF6265 family protein: protein MKRYLSVSLLAVFLLTAAGFYSVERKDPSITQLHWLKGKWSRIASGVEHYELWNIVKDSLLEGEGYYMKTNNKKVTEKLAIRWINKKLFYIADVPGNDGPVNFENIFLNDTMAVFENRTHDYPNKITYIKTSKRDFKVILSDNSGQNKRSMSFKLVTKR, encoded by the coding sequence ATGAAAAGATATCTGAGTGTTTCACTTCTGGCAGTATTTCTGCTCACAGCAGCCGGTTTTTATTCGGTAGAAAGAAAAGATCCTTCCATTACTCAACTCCACTGGTTGAAAGGGAAGTGGTCTAGAATTGCTTCCGGAGTGGAACACTATGAATTGTGGAATATCGTTAAAGACTCTTTGCTCGAGGGTGAAGGTTATTATATGAAAACCAATAACAAAAAAGTCACCGAAAAACTTGCAATCAGGTGGATTAACAAAAAACTGTTTTATATTGCTGATGTTCCCGGGAACGACGGACCAGTAAACTTCGAGAATATATTTCTTAACGATACTATGGCAGTATTCGAAAATCGAACTCATGATTATCCTAACAAGATAACCTATATCAAAACGAGTAAACGGGACTTTAAAGTCATTCTTAGTGACAACTCAGGTCAGAATAAAAGATCCATGAGCTTTAAACTCGTAACCAAAAGGTGA
- a CDS encoding VOC family protein — MAHMISWFEIPVKDMKRAKKFYEEVFNVEMTLMSFGGHDMAFFPSEGMGDISGALCAGPDYNPSSEGTLVYFSGNPDMQKILDRIPGAGGVILLPKREISAEYGFMALFMDTEGNRLALHSLK; from the coding sequence ATGGCACACATGATAAGCTGGTTCGAGATTCCTGTAAAGGATATGAAAAGAGCCAAAAAATTCTATGAAGAAGTGTTTAATGTTGAGATGACTTTGATGTCGTTCGGCGGCCATGACATGGCATTTTTCCCTTCCGAGGGGATGGGTGACATTTCCGGAGCACTGTGTGCCGGTCCCGATTATAATCCTTCTTCTGAGGGTACACTTGTTTACTTTAGCGGTAATCCTGATATGCAAAAAATACTGGATCGCATACCTGGAGCGGGGGGCGTGATACTTCTCCCTAAAAGAGAGATCTCAGCCGAATACGGGTTTATGGCACTTTTTATGGATACTGAAGGCAACAGGCTCGCACTTCATTCATTGAAATAG
- a CDS encoding sodium-dependent bicarbonate transport family permease codes for MFDFISNGLINLKNPAILFFLLGLTVALIRSELKIPDPIIKMFSYYLMASIGFKGGYEISKTGFSPELMASAGLALVLAAIIPVMAFYLLRGFVKLDAINSGALAAHYGSVSVVTFVTAISYIDRAGIEFGGFMVGVMALMEFPAILAGIGLALYYTSKSSGSKSMRTVIHESITNESVILLGGSLLIGIITADKGYALTKPFFIDPFQGVLTFFLLDMGIVAGRKLHEFGKVGIPLTIFAITFPIFNGITGTLFATLLGLGTGNSLLFGVLAASSSYIAAPAAVRIVLPEANPSIYLTASLAITFPFNIILGIPLYFSLAEFFAKIFT; via the coding sequence ATGTTCGATTTTATCTCAAATGGACTTATTAACTTAAAAAACCCGGCAATTCTCTTCTTTCTTCTTGGGCTTACAGTTGCCTTGATCAGATCGGAATTGAAGATTCCCGATCCGATTATTAAGATGTTTTCCTACTATTTGATGGCTTCGATTGGTTTTAAAGGTGGTTATGAGATATCAAAAACAGGTTTTAGTCCTGAACTGATGGCTTCTGCGGGTTTGGCACTGGTTCTGGCAGCTATTATTCCGGTGATGGCGTTTTATCTGTTGCGGGGGTTTGTAAAACTTGATGCTATCAATTCAGGTGCACTTGCTGCACACTACGGTTCTGTAAGTGTTGTTACATTTGTTACTGCAATATCGTACATCGACAGAGCAGGAATTGAATTCGGCGGGTTTATGGTCGGAGTAATGGCTCTGATGGAATTCCCTGCGATTCTGGCTGGTATCGGACTTGCACTTTACTATACATCCAAATCTTCCGGTTCAAAATCGATGCGGACTGTGATTCACGAGTCAATTACCAACGAAAGTGTAATACTTCTTGGTGGAAGTCTTCTGATAGGAATTATAACAGCTGACAAAGGGTATGCTCTCACTAAACCATTTTTTATCGATCCGTTTCAAGGTGTGTTGACTTTTTTCCTGCTTGACATGGGAATTGTAGCCGGAAGGAAACTTCATGAATTTGGAAAAGTCGGAATTCCCCTCACGATATTCGCCATAACTTTTCCGATTTTCAACGGAATTACAGGCACTCTCTTTGCAACATTACTGGGACTTGGTACAGGTAACTCACTGTTATTTGGGGTACTGGCGGCAAGCTCTTCATATATCGCAGCTCCGGCAGCAGTGAGAATAGTGTTACCTGAAGCGAACCCCTCCATCTACCTGACGGCGTCGCTTGCAATAACTTTTCCGTTTAATATAATATTAGGTATCCCACTTTATTTCTCTTTGGCAGAATTTTTCGCCAAAATTTTCACTTAG
- the murB gene encoding UDP-N-acetylmuramate dehydrogenase, which yields MNIKKNKSLLEFNTFGVESTVAHYLKIATEEDLYDSIKYVEKNRLKYFFLGGGSNILLTSEKYNMAALHIQTSGIEIIDEDDESITIRCAAGENWDDVVAFSVERGLGGIENMSLIPGTIGAAPIQNIGAYGQELKDTFVEARVLLTDTKKTVDISNEECNFGYRDSIFKKELKDKAVILYVTLKLRKNPKLNYSYKGVREIIFVRGDEQVTVKEIRNAIIQLRTEKLPDPAILGNAGSFFKNPEILEESYNILKRFSPEIEGFKTKDGKVKLSAAKLIELSGWKGRREGNCGVYENHSLVLVNYGGAKGSEIASVAKKIINDVFETFGIKLTAEVNFF from the coding sequence ATGAATATCAAGAAAAACAAATCTCTCCTGGAATTTAATACATTTGGTGTGGAATCCACCGTGGCACATTATCTTAAAATAGCCACAGAGGAGGATTTGTATGATTCAATAAAGTATGTCGAGAAAAACCGGCTTAAATATTTTTTTCTCGGTGGGGGAAGCAATATCCTTTTAACCTCGGAAAAATATAATATGGCAGCTCTCCACATCCAAACCTCCGGAATAGAGATTATCGATGAAGACGATGAGAGTATAACAATTCGATGTGCCGCAGGCGAAAACTGGGATGATGTGGTTGCATTTTCTGTTGAGAGGGGATTGGGTGGAATTGAGAACATGTCGCTCATACCGGGAACCATCGGGGCGGCACCAATTCAGAACATTGGGGCTTATGGACAGGAGCTCAAAGATACTTTCGTGGAAGCCAGGGTTCTGCTTACCGATACAAAAAAAACTGTCGACATTTCCAATGAAGAGTGCAATTTCGGCTATCGGGACAGTATATTCAAAAAAGAACTCAAGGACAAAGCGGTAATTTTGTATGTAACCCTGAAATTGAGAAAAAATCCTAAACTGAACTACTCATACAAGGGAGTAAGGGAGATTATATTTGTTCGAGGTGATGAGCAGGTGACAGTAAAGGAGATCAGAAATGCAATAATTCAGTTGCGAACTGAAAAATTGCCTGATCCTGCGATTCTTGGGAATGCAGGAAGTTTTTTCAAAAATCCCGAAATACTGGAAGAATCTTACAACATTTTAAAACGGTTTTCTCCTGAAATAGAAGGATTCAAGACCAAAGATGGTAAAGTTAAACTTTCTGCCGCAAAATTAATCGAACTTTCAGGATGGAAAGGGAGACGGGAAGGAAACTGCGGAGTTTACGAGAATCATTCCCTTGTCCTGGTAAACTATGGTGGAGCCAAAGGGTCAGAAATTGCTTCAGTTGCCAAAAAAATTATTAACGATGTCTTCGAAACATTCGGTATTAAGCTGACCGCAGAGGTCAATTTTTTCTAA
- a CDS encoding citrate transporter, whose amino-acid sequence METLQLFLLLAVFLAFVILMFLRKIPALLALPILAFFIPVISGVNVVDVVTLVLGNGSTKLSEAYTIAIFGSMLSIMMQKTGVAESFIKTGAELSGDKPWAISMVMLLLITLLFTTLGGLGAIIMVSTVVLPILASVGVGPVTTTGIFLTGLSIGGILNVGNWAVYTQVLKLQTGEVQSFALVMLLIMFVIAIIYITIQLYRDGHDINFSKIAIYSVIILAVGSAGYAVWNFLPDNLKTGISDLLSFFPSFLKYLTGSGIALLVLLSVIRVFRDGETDKVYFTAYFIPIVPLFLILVFGINFIAAFIAGLAYGYLSTYRKSSLNILIRSVLDGGAVVMPAVALMLGIGMLLNAVMGPPAALMENYKAGWPVLLLLKPVLQAIKPESALSYILLFSLAAPLALYRGPLNVWGMGYGIAAIFLAGGMPAGAIMGLLMAVGQIQGISDPTNTQNVWLANEMKIDVQKIMWNTIPYTWGAAILGLMASALIFY is encoded by the coding sequence ATGGAAACACTACAACTCTTTTTACTGCTCGCAGTATTTTTAGCCTTTGTCATCCTGATGTTTCTCAGGAAGATACCGGCACTACTGGCGTTACCGATTCTTGCATTCTTTATTCCTGTGATTTCAGGGGTGAATGTTGTTGATGTGGTGACCCTCGTCCTTGGGAACGGATCAACCAAATTATCAGAAGCATACACCATCGCAATATTTGGAAGTATGCTTTCTATAATGATGCAAAAGACCGGCGTGGCAGAAAGTTTTATTAAAACAGGTGCCGAACTGTCGGGTGACAAACCATGGGCAATTTCAATGGTTATGTTGCTCCTGATTACTCTGCTTTTCACGACTCTTGGAGGACTTGGCGCCATTATAATGGTTTCAACAGTTGTGCTGCCAATTCTTGCTTCGGTAGGTGTCGGTCCCGTGACTACAACCGGAATTTTCCTGACCGGCTTGAGTATTGGCGGTATCCTGAATGTCGGAAACTGGGCTGTTTACACTCAAGTGTTGAAATTGCAAACAGGTGAGGTTCAGTCATTTGCACTTGTGATGCTTCTGATTATGTTTGTGATTGCCATCATATATATAACTATTCAACTCTACAGGGACGGTCATGATATCAATTTTTCCAAAATTGCAATCTACTCTGTTATTATCCTTGCAGTTGGATCGGCGGGATATGCAGTCTGGAATTTCCTCCCCGATAACCTTAAAACGGGAATTTCAGACCTGCTCTCATTTTTCCCCTCTTTTTTGAAGTATCTGACCGGTTCAGGAATCGCACTGCTGGTATTGCTTTCAGTAATTAGAGTATTCAGAGACGGAGAGACTGATAAAGTTTACTTTACAGCTTATTTTATTCCAATTGTACCCCTGTTTCTGATTCTGGTATTCGGAATCAATTTTATTGCGGCTTTCATAGCAGGTTTGGCTTACGGTTATCTCTCTACATATCGTAAAAGTTCACTGAATATTCTTATCAGGTCGGTGCTTGATGGCGGAGCTGTTGTGATGCCTGCAGTCGCTCTGATGCTGGGAATTGGAATGCTTTTAAATGCTGTCATGGGTCCACCCGCTGCCCTGATGGAGAACTACAAAGCCGGATGGCCTGTCTTGTTGCTGCTAAAGCCTGTTTTACAGGCGATCAAACCTGAATCAGCCTTAAGTTATATCCTTTTGTTCAGTCTCGCCGCTCCTCTTGCCCTCTATAGAGGACCCCTTAATGTGTGGGGTATGGGATATGGAATCGCTGCCATTTTTCTTGCCGGTGGAATGCCGGCAGGTGCGATCATGGGCTTGCTCATGGCAGTAGGACAGATTCAGGGAATTTCTGATCCGACGAACACCCAAAATGTCTGGCTGGCAAATGAAATGAAAATCGATGTACAAAAAATTATGTGGAACACTATTCCCTATACATGGGGTGCTGCAATTCTTGGACTCATGGCTTCTGCCCTGATTTTCTATTGA
- a CDS encoding hydantoinase encodes MNKNRKIKIGIDVGGTFTHAVAVDISDYSIVGKSCVPTTHKSKEGVARGVVDSMLTLVKECEIHPEEVILIAHSTTQATNALLEGDVATVGVIGMAKGFEALLAKKECNPTNIELSPGKLLNAKFRFIDCGTKNWRDSVPQMIDELVQEGAQVIVATEAFGVDDPANEDFVAETASKKGILTTTASGITKLYGLRVRTRTAVINASMMPKMLETADMTEKAVRESGINAPLMVMRSDGGIMDINEMRKRPILTMLSGPAAGVAAALKYVKISDGIFLEVGGTSTDISVIKNGKPQVKTAQIGKNRLFVRTLDVRTLGIAGGSVPRYSNGHFIDVGPRSAHIAGLHYAAYSKNVDFSQGQIEPVTPLKGDPGDYLSIKLPSEETSYTLTPTECSYFLGLVSDFGHGAANSDAIAKILERLENLTHISAKEMAKQILTISAEKVKPVIKQLSREYKLDEALIEFVGGGGGASAIVPFTANYMNLPHKIAENSEVISAIGAALGIIRDSVERNIINPSENDILSIRQEAFESVVKMGANPDSVEVTIEIDNQNKKVIATALGSGELRTKDLGITTLDFAGIHKTASNAFRLPENKIEFKGDTGSLFVFSAEHQKSKLFGLFKEKGTGVKVIDDEGTVKLQINGAKAYAVSAEGVKSKISSIIAEMTTYGDAGALIPGIYLIAGPKIIDLSGLISETQLVSIAEIEIKNLPADSKCVIIAEEKK; translated from the coding sequence ATGAATAAAAACAGAAAAATTAAAATAGGAATCGATGTTGGCGGCACCTTTACGCATGCAGTAGCTGTGGACATTTCCGACTATTCCATTGTGGGAAAATCGTGCGTTCCCACTACACATAAATCGAAAGAAGGCGTGGCAAGAGGTGTGGTTGATTCGATGCTCACTCTCGTTAAGGAATGTGAGATTCACCCTGAAGAGGTAATCCTTATCGCACATTCCACGACACAGGCGACAAATGCCCTTCTTGAGGGAGATGTAGCGACTGTGGGCGTTATCGGAATGGCAAAGGGATTCGAAGCCTTACTCGCAAAAAAAGAGTGTAACCCTACGAATATTGAGTTGTCGCCCGGAAAACTGCTTAACGCAAAGTTCAGGTTTATTGACTGTGGTACAAAAAACTGGAGAGATTCAGTCCCGCAGATGATCGATGAACTTGTTCAGGAAGGTGCACAGGTTATTGTTGCCACTGAAGCCTTTGGGGTTGATGACCCGGCGAACGAAGATTTCGTTGCAGAGACTGCTTCAAAAAAAGGGATACTGACTACGACAGCAAGTGGGATCACTAAACTCTACGGACTTCGGGTAAGAACCCGGACAGCCGTTATCAACGCAAGCATGATGCCGAAAATGCTTGAGACTGCTGATATGACAGAGAAAGCGGTAAGAGAAAGCGGAATCAATGCTCCTTTGATGGTTATGCGTTCTGATGGTGGCATTATGGACATCAATGAGATGAGGAAAAGACCCATTCTTACAATGCTCTCCGGTCCTGCTGCCGGTGTGGCTGCGGCATTGAAATATGTGAAAATATCAGATGGAATTTTTCTCGAGGTAGGCGGTACTTCCACTGACATCAGTGTAATTAAAAACGGTAAACCGCAGGTTAAAACCGCACAAATTGGTAAAAACAGACTCTTTGTAAGAACTCTCGATGTAAGAACTCTGGGTATTGCAGGCGGATCGGTCCCAAGATACTCAAACGGTCATTTTATTGATGTTGGTCCAAGATCAGCACATATTGCCGGTTTGCATTATGCTGCATACTCAAAGAATGTTGATTTTAGCCAGGGTCAGATCGAACCGGTCACACCTCTGAAAGGTGATCCCGGTGACTATTTGAGTATAAAACTGCCAAGTGAAGAGACGAGTTACACTCTTACACCGACCGAGTGTTCCTACTTCCTGGGATTGGTATCAGATTTTGGACATGGCGCTGCCAACAGTGACGCAATCGCAAAAATTTTGGAACGACTCGAAAATCTGACGCATATTTCCGCGAAGGAAATGGCAAAGCAAATCCTGACCATATCTGCCGAAAAGGTTAAACCGGTAATAAAGCAACTCAGTCGGGAATATAAACTGGATGAAGCCTTGATTGAGTTTGTCGGAGGTGGCGGTGGAGCATCAGCCATTGTACCGTTTACTGCAAACTATATGAATCTGCCCCATAAAATTGCCGAAAACAGTGAGGTTATTTCTGCAATTGGTGCCGCACTGGGAATTATCAGAGATTCAGTTGAAAGAAACATCATTAATCCCTCGGAAAACGATATCCTGTCGATCAGACAGGAAGCCTTCGAGTCTGTCGTCAAAATGGGTGCCAATCCTGATTCAGTGGAAGTCACCATCGAGATCGATAATCAAAATAAAAAAGTGATTGCCACTGCCCTTGGATCGGGAGAATTGCGCACAAAAGACCTGGGTATTACCACTCTTGATTTTGCCGGAATTCATAAAACCGCATCGAATGCCTTCAGACTTCCTGAAAACAAAATTGAGTTCAAGGGAGATACAGGTTCCCTGTTCGTTTTCTCTGCAGAACATCAAAAATCGAAGTTGTTTGGACTGTTCAAGGAAAAAGGAACCGGAGTAAAGGTTATTGACGATGAAGGAACCGTTAAACTCCAGATTAATGGTGCAAAAGCTTATGCTGTCAGTGCCGAAGGGGTGAAGAGCAAAATCAGTTCAATTATTGCCGAAATGACTACTTACGGCGATGCCGGAGCTCTGATTCCCGGAATTTATCTCATTGCAGGTCCAAAAATTATCGACTTGAGCGGATTGATTTCCGAGACCCAACTCGTTTCCATCGCTGAAATCGAAATTAAGAATCTCCCGGCTGATTCCAAATGTGTAATTATTGCAGAAGAGAAAAAATGA
- a CDS encoding putative N-acetylmannosamine-6-phosphate 2-epimerase, translating into MNKVFEQIKNGLIVSCQSEGSDPFNTPSGVTLFAKAAQMAGAAAIRSQGLAKIRMIKKHVPLPIIGLLKGTFPDGTVKITGSTHQVKQLVKLGCEIIAIDGTFRKRENLTGPEFIKKIKSEFPGTLIMADIATHDEGIACEESGADCLSTTLSGYTPETIHLPKDVPDFSLLERLAKDSSIPVIAEGKIKSPEEAKKMMELGAFAVVVGTVITRPRVVMGWYKDAVTKGVSG; encoded by the coding sequence ATGAACAAGGTATTCGAACAAATTAAAAACGGATTGATCGTCTCCTGTCAGTCTGAAGGCTCCGACCCTTTCAACACACCATCCGGTGTCACACTTTTTGCAAAAGCAGCTCAAATGGCGGGTGCTGCGGCAATCAGATCGCAGGGTCTTGCCAAGATTCGGATGATCAAAAAGCATGTACCGCTGCCGATTATTGGTTTATTAAAAGGAACCTTTCCGGATGGTACGGTTAAAATAACCGGATCGACACACCAGGTCAAACAACTTGTCAAGCTGGGTTGCGAAATTATTGCAATTGATGGTACCTTCAGAAAAAGGGAAAACCTTACAGGTCCTGAATTTATCAAAAAAATAAAATCTGAATTTCCCGGCACTCTGATTATGGCTGACATCGCTACCCATGATGAGGGGATAGCTTGTGAAGAAAGCGGAGCAGATTGTCTTTCTACAACGCTTAGCGGCTACACCCCGGAAACTATACATCTGCCAAAAGATGTTCCCGACTTTTCACTCCTTGAGAGACTGGCGAAAGACAGCAGCATTCCTGTTATTGCTGAAGGAAAGATAAAATCGCCTGAAGAGGCAAAAAAAATGATGGAACTTGGTGCTTTTGCTGTCGTTGTCGGCACTGTAATCACCCGTCCAAGAGTGGTTATGGGCTGGTATAAAGATGCTGTAACGAAAGGTGTTTCCGGTTAA
- a CDS encoding class I SAM-dependent methyltransferase translates to MEMHLNQEFYNVEDGIVSVLNGSEKALYDNKARLYEKLVSSEFYNKFMWGTTVQDYAGFATLAYNSANGKILDIGCGGLVQTHKIYARNRHEVVLLDNSIEMLKIGKERLMEQSIPFPGKITLLHADAIKLPFDDNHFESVVSFGMLHMFDNKTEFINEGLRVLADGGEFYFSCLTTDRKRGGRYLRFLYKRGEVGTPIAMTDLLGLFPSTLKRLEHYVKGNMLFVYGQK, encoded by the coding sequence ATGGAAATGCACCTTAATCAGGAGTTTTACAATGTTGAGGACGGAATTGTATCCGTTCTTAATGGTTCCGAAAAAGCTTTATACGACAATAAAGCACGACTTTATGAAAAACTGGTCAGTTCGGAATTTTACAACAAATTTATGTGGGGAACCACTGTTCAGGATTATGCAGGCTTTGCTACTTTGGCATACAATTCTGCTAACGGGAAAATTCTTGATATCGGATGTGGCGGTTTGGTTCAAACCCATAAAATCTATGCAAGAAACCGGCATGAAGTGGTACTTCTCGATAACTCCATTGAGATGCTAAAGATCGGAAAAGAAAGACTGATGGAACAATCAATCCCCTTCCCCGGCAAGATTACTCTCCTCCACGCGGATGCCATAAAACTTCCATTTGATGACAATCATTTCGAATCTGTCGTAAGTTTTGGTATGCTTCACATGTTCGACAACAAAACCGAATTTATTAACGAGGGTCTGAGGGTTCTGGCTGATGGTGGTGAGTTCTACTTTTCCTGCCTTACCACAGATCGCAAACGGGGTGGCAGGTATCTTCGATTTCTATATAAACGGGGTGAGGTCGGCACACCAATCGCAATGACCGACCTGCTCGGATTGTTCCCGTCAACCCTTAAAAGATTGGAACACTATGTCAAAGGCAACATGCTCTTTGTTTACGGACAAAAATAA